In Pseudobacteroides sp., a single window of DNA contains:
- a CDS encoding ABC transporter substrate-binding protein codes for MRMFFYKITAILLCVIMFSSCSKKEITAPDDKFNNIDRVGMEQDNDKVRSSGTNKLVIWGHDPVWDMLKEPVKKKFSNLELEIVDSGGDITNDFMNRAAAGNVPDVVLLKAEFKSMGKFHYVDVLDDLFKPPYNAEEIIGCFTETQLSFVRSPDGKKLNGLPMMQHPSVAYYRKDILEKYGFPTDPDELGKFMEQPGNWIEIGKELKKNDHWIAQWYTEPMDIFYRNRGFYDISFKYLRNNPDAAKVLYATRAVKENELASSLGIWENSGQEAIRSGKMAMVYLGCWGEEKLKQWAPDTKGLWRVTKLPFGANAFDGFHVLGIPKDSKFKKEAWEIIKMAVETQKKVIESKINEKSDFLGGQQAEKLYSELRKKLPEVYFTPLESKLEGIFNIEVQNYYGFAYNDMDDFEAAKYIEERIYETYRKELNILKNYVANRR; via the coding sequence ATGAGAATGTTCTTTTATAAAATTACTGCAATACTTTTGTGTGTTATTATGTTTTCCTCCTGCAGCAAAAAGGAAATAACAGCTCCGGATGACAAATTTAATAATATTGATAGAGTAGGCATGGAACAGGATAATGATAAAGTCCGGTCATCCGGCACCAATAAATTAGTAATTTGGGGGCATGATCCGGTTTGGGATATGCTTAAAGAACCTGTGAAAAAGAAATTTTCAAATCTAGAGCTGGAAATTGTTGATTCAGGCGGGGATATTACCAATGATTTTATGAATAGAGCTGCAGCCGGTAATGTACCTGACGTGGTTTTACTGAAGGCAGAATTTAAAAGTATGGGCAAGTTTCACTATGTAGATGTACTGGATGATTTATTTAAGCCTCCGTATAATGCAGAAGAAATTATAGGATGCTTTACCGAAACTCAATTGAGTTTTGTTAGATCACCTGACGGGAAAAAGCTTAACGGGCTTCCAATGATGCAGCATCCCAGTGTTGCTTATTATCGCAAGGATATCCTTGAGAAGTACGGTTTTCCCACCGATCCGGATGAATTGGGGAAATTCATGGAACAGCCTGGAAACTGGATTGAAATAGGAAAGGAACTGAAAAAAAATGACCATTGGATTGCACAGTGGTATACTGAACCGATGGACATATTTTATAGAAACAGGGGGTTCTATGATATTAGCTTTAAATACTTAAGAAATAATCCGGATGCTGCAAAGGTGCTATACGCAACTAGGGCTGTGAAGGAAAATGAACTGGCATCGTCATTGGGAATATGGGAAAACTCAGGCCAGGAGGCCATAAGAAGCGGTAAGATGGCAATGGTCTACCTTGGTTGCTGGGGGGAGGAGAAGCTGAAACAATGGGCTCCTGATACGAAAGGATTATGGAGGGTTACAAAATTACCTTTTGGAGCCAATGCCTTTGACGGATTTCATGTTTTAGGAATACCAAAGGACAGCAAGTTTAAGAAAGAAGCCTGGGAAATTATAAAAATGGCAGTAGAAACCCAGAAAAAAGTTATTGAAAGTAAAATAAATGAAAAAAGTGATTTTTTGGGTGGACAGCAGGCGGAAAAGCTTTATAGCGAGTTAAGAAAAAAGCTTCCAGAGGTCTATTTTACACCTCTGGAGTCAAAACTGGAGGGGATATTTAACATTGAGGTACAGAATTATTATGGGTTCGCATACAACGATATGGATGACTTTGAAGCGGCAAAGTATATAGAGGAAAGAATATATGAGACATATAGAAAAGAACTTAATATACTGAAAAATTATGTAGCCAACCGGAGATAA
- a CDS encoding putative bifunctional diguanylate cyclase/phosphodiesterase, with amino-acid sequence MGFLSRLSNSKKGFLAISLLTLLALIGKIFGVSLIFDIKLSLSSAFLFIILRLFGFKWAVLSALIVNGAEFLISVQITEPIMSFMEILAVGAVFKLKQKNLILLDTLYWFLAGAIVAVYSIIIGHGNIKIEMLSPFFIYLIVGIFNSMLADVFYTYVPYERIYMAEGVHRKPPTLIAFMVHLSVAAILGPFMIYLAISSWSFERSIENDGREKSQEAAQYVIEQTKNWTDENIRDLKLKSVLQLGYLAEIIREDARNTNFRISLIDKDLNVRSSERVQHYVNNKYIIGQKLDRVIYNKNNEFYLWIPEERSMGFGESRWSKAAYVHEADLFGVVVIKISLSMKFYRNEIFNNYLMQAKILMLFTFLVAVFILVINRVVLRFLSKLLQVSTGLPDKLRSHEGVLWPGSNVFELNELTVNFIAMSDELRGMITEYKTMYNKLEQKTVLLVESEQKLHELAYYDVLTGLPNRSNFNDYLKNLLDVIGKQERIGCCPVAVLLIDLDRFKQVNDTLGHFTGDLLLKCVSERLNGILGKYPGNNRFIARIGGDEFVVILNNMNDSKIKQIAEDIIAEIKKPVDLDGQDVYIGASLGISVFPDDGDNMVEIVKYADVSMYASKESGGNTYRFYSSISNFGIPNKMKLEHGMHKALEKGEFLLFYQPKISAKSGEVTGAEALIRWNHPEDGMIMPDQFIALAEESGLIVPIGEWALRKACVQLMEWRDKGYPVRRVSVNCSILQFQQADMHKLVNKVLEQTALRPECLELEITESMIMKDPERIINQLLKIRSSGVSVAIDDFGKGYSSLSALKDLPVSCLKIDKSFINNIPNDKHNAAVVEAIIKLAHNIGLGVVAEGVETLDNVNALKALGCDEFQGYYFERPIPAESFVQFMKEVRNKNWQRSNINENVLL; translated from the coding sequence TTGGGATTCCTAAGCAGGTTATCAAATTCTAAAAAAGGCTTTTTGGCAATATCTTTACTCACCTTACTTGCTTTGATCGGTAAAATATTTGGAGTCAGTTTGATTTTTGACATCAAGCTTTCCTTAAGCAGTGCATTTCTTTTTATAATTTTAAGATTGTTCGGCTTTAAATGGGCTGTACTATCAGCACTGATTGTGAACGGGGCTGAATTTTTAATCTCAGTCCAAATCACTGAACCTATTATGTCATTTATGGAGATTTTGGCGGTTGGGGCTGTATTTAAGCTTAAACAAAAGAATCTCATTCTCCTTGACACGTTATACTGGTTTTTAGCAGGTGCTATCGTTGCAGTCTATTCTATTATTATAGGTCATGGAAATATTAAAATCGAAATGTTGTCACCCTTCTTTATTTATTTGATTGTAGGCATATTCAATTCAATGTTGGCAGATGTGTTCTATACATATGTTCCCTATGAGAGAATCTATATGGCTGAAGGTGTCCACAGGAAACCTCCCACACTTATTGCTTTTATGGTACATCTTTCGGTTGCTGCTATATTAGGACCCTTTATGATATATCTTGCCATAAGCAGTTGGAGCTTTGAGAGAAGCATTGAAAATGACGGAAGGGAAAAGAGTCAGGAAGCAGCACAGTATGTGATAGAACAGACTAAGAATTGGACAGATGAGAATATAAGGGATCTTAAACTCAAATCAGTATTGCAGCTTGGCTATCTTGCTGAAATTATACGAGAGGATGCCAGGAACACTAATTTTAGGATAAGCCTTATAGATAAGGATTTGAATGTGAGGAGCAGCGAAAGGGTTCAGCACTATGTCAACAACAAGTATATCATTGGCCAAAAGCTGGACAGGGTTATTTACAATAAGAATAATGAGTTTTATTTATGGATTCCAGAGGAAAGAAGTATGGGATTTGGAGAAAGCAGGTGGAGTAAGGCTGCTTATGTTCATGAGGCGGATCTGTTTGGTGTGGTTGTTATAAAAATAAGCCTCTCCATGAAGTTTTACAGGAATGAGATATTTAACAATTATTTGATGCAGGCTAAAATACTCATGTTGTTTACATTCCTTGTTGCAGTTTTTATTTTGGTAATAAATAGGGTTGTCCTAAGGTTTCTATCCAAGCTGCTTCAGGTAAGTACAGGATTACCGGATAAGCTCAGATCACATGAAGGGGTTTTGTGGCCTGGAAGTAATGTTTTTGAGCTTAATGAATTAACAGTCAATTTTATTGCCATGTCGGATGAGCTTAGGGGCATGATAACGGAGTATAAGACCATGTATAACAAGCTGGAGCAGAAAACTGTACTCCTTGTAGAATCCGAACAGAAGCTCCATGAACTTGCATACTATGATGTTCTTACAGGATTACCCAATAGATCTAATTTTAACGATTACCTTAAAAACCTTTTGGATGTCATAGGGAAACAGGAAAGAATAGGGTGCTGCCCAGTTGCTGTATTGCTTATAGACCTTGACAGGTTCAAACAAGTTAATGATACCCTAGGTCATTTTACAGGAGATTTACTGCTGAAATGCGTAAGTGAGAGGCTAAATGGGATTCTTGGCAAATACCCGGGAAATAACAGGTTTATTGCTAGAATCGGCGGTGATGAATTCGTTGTTATTTTAAATAATATGAATGACAGTAAAATAAAGCAAATTGCCGAGGATATAATAGCTGAGATTAAAAAACCTGTTGATTTAGACGGTCAGGATGTATATATTGGTGCAAGTTTGGGAATAAGTGTTTTTCCGGATGATGGGGATAACATGGTTGAGATTGTTAAGTATGCAGATGTATCAATGTATGCTTCAAAAGAATCTGGAGGAAATACATACAGGTTTTATTCAAGCATAAGCAATTTCGGTATACCTAATAAAATGAAGCTGGAGCATGGAATGCATAAAGCATTGGAAAAGGGGGAATTTTTGCTTTTCTACCAGCCGAAGATAAGTGCAAAATCAGGGGAAGTTACAGGTGCCGAAGCTTTGATTCGATGGAATCATCCTGAAGATGGTATGATTATGCCTGATCAGTTTATTGCTCTTGCTGAAGAGTCAGGCCTCATTGTTCCTATTGGCGAATGGGCTCTAAGGAAAGCATGTGTGCAGCTAATGGAGTGGAGAGATAAAGGATATCCGGTAAGACGTGTATCGGTGAATTGTTCGATACTTCAATTTCAGCAGGCTGATATGCATAAACTTGTAAATAAGGTTTTGGAACAGACAGCACTAAGACCGGAATGTTTGGAGCTTGAGATAACTGAGAGCATGATTATGAAGGATCCGGAAAGAATTATCAACCAGCTTTTAAAAATCAGGAGTTCCGGAGTAAGCGTAGCAATTGATGATTTTGGTAAAGGATACTCATCGCTGTCGGCACTTAAGGATCTTCCGGTTTCATGCCTTAAAATAGACAAATCCTTTATAAATAATATTCCCAATGATAAGCACAATGCAGCTGTGGTAGAAGCTATAATAAAGTTGGCACATAATATCGGTCTTGGAGTTGTTGCAGAAGGTGTTGAAACTTTGGATAATGTTAACGCATTAAAAGCCTTAGGGTGCGATGAGTTCCAGGGTTACTACTTTGAAAGGCCTATTCCTGCAGAAAGTTTTGTCCAATTCATGAAGGAAGTGCGAAACAAGAACTGGCAAAGGAGTAATATCAATGAGAATGTTCTTTTATAA
- a CDS encoding polysaccharide biosynthesis protein: MKQQSLAKGFAILSAAGIIVKILSLLYVPFLIAIIGDEGYGIYGAANQVYVFVYVLANSGMPVAISKLVSELVALENHKDAIRSFKIARFIMLAAGLILALTTLLFAHPLSNMVKFNKSALAIMWLAPSIMITAVASAYRGYFQGRGNMTPTAVSQIIEQVINAIFTVVFAAVFLKHSLEWACAGGAIGTLMGALSAALFLVIYHKKRDMYIIPSSDLTAKVKRFRYGQLVRRIIYYSLPITLCVGMQYAGNLIDLWNTKSRLLAAGLSDVQASAAYGFLLKYQQLLNAPIAVTVALATALLPAISAAVARKNSLEVEGKVNFAFRACFLIALPSAVGFSVLSIPIFRLLHYGEGEYLMKYGSFILILMAIVQIQTSILQGAGKLYATTFYMIIGIVGKVVANYFLIAVPKINILGAVMGSMVGFLIPIALNIVLMKRTLNVGFNSASILKPAFSSIIMGLMVFVFYYGLNTVLFFIRDSYLFNAVLLFASIIAGGGVYFTVLAYIKGLNKADLDIIPNKLKRLIPKKIMNIITQ; the protein is encoded by the coding sequence ATGAAGCAGCAGTCTTTAGCAAAGGGTTTTGCAATACTATCGGCAGCAGGAATAATAGTTAAAATACTTTCTTTATTGTACGTACCATTTCTCATTGCAATAATAGGGGATGAGGGTTATGGAATATACGGTGCTGCAAACCAGGTTTATGTATTTGTATATGTTCTGGCCAATTCGGGCATGCCAGTGGCTATTTCCAAGCTTGTCTCGGAGCTTGTAGCCCTTGAGAATCACAAGGATGCCATACGAAGTTTCAAAATAGCAAGGTTTATAATGTTGGCTGCAGGGCTTATATTGGCTTTGACTACCTTATTGTTTGCTCACCCTTTATCAAATATGGTCAAGTTTAACAAGTCCGCATTAGCAATAATGTGGCTTGCACCTTCTATAATGATTACAGCTGTAGCTTCTGCCTATAGGGGATATTTTCAGGGCAGGGGGAACATGACTCCCACAGCTGTATCTCAGATAATTGAACAGGTAATTAATGCAATTTTTACCGTGGTTTTTGCAGCGGTTTTTTTAAAGCACAGTTTGGAATGGGCTTGTGCAGGAGGTGCTATAGGAACGCTAATGGGGGCACTTAGTGCAGCATTATTTTTGGTTATATATCATAAAAAAAGGGACATGTATATAATACCAAGTTCGGATCTGACAGCTAAGGTAAAAAGGTTCAGATATGGTCAACTGGTAAGAAGAATAATATACTATAGCCTGCCAATTACATTGTGTGTTGGAATGCAATACGCAGGTAACCTTATCGATTTGTGGAATACTAAAAGCAGACTTCTTGCAGCAGGCTTGTCAGACGTCCAGGCATCGGCGGCTTATGGGTTCCTTTTAAAATATCAGCAGCTTTTGAATGCTCCAATAGCGGTAACGGTCGCACTAGCAACCGCACTGCTTCCGGCTATCTCTGCTGCTGTGGCAAGGAAAAATAGTCTAGAGGTGGAAGGAAAGGTTAATTTCGCCTTCAGAGCATGTTTTCTTATAGCATTACCTTCCGCTGTGGGCTTTTCGGTTTTAAGCATTCCCATATTCAGGCTTCTGCATTATGGTGAAGGGGAATACCTGATGAAGTATGGTTCTTTTATACTCATACTTATGGCAATTGTACAAATTCAGACGTCCATCCTTCAAGGTGCCGGAAAGCTATATGCCACTACATTTTACATGATTATTGGAATTGTGGGAAAGGTTGTGGCCAATTACTTTCTTATAGCTGTTCCGAAGATTAATATTTTAGGTGCTGTTATGGGATCCATGGTAGGGTTCCTAATTCCAATAGCCTTAAATATAGTGCTGATGAAAAGAACACTAAATGTGGGCTTTAATTCGGCTTCTATACTTAAGCCTGCATTCTCTTCCATAATAATGGGGTTAATGGTTTTTGTCTTTTATTATGGTCTAAATACTGTGCTGTTTTTTATCAGAGATTCGTACTTATTCAATGCTGTTTTATTGTTTGCTTCAATTATTGCAGGGGGGGGAGTTTATTTTACCGTTCTTGCATACATAAAAGGTCTTAACAAGGCTGATCTTGATATAATTCCTAATAAGCTTAAAAGGTTAATTCCCAAGAAAATCATGAATATTATCACACAATAA
- a CDS encoding efflux RND transporter permease subunit: protein MSIFTKFSLKNASAISILCILIVFGGIFSAFSLKKETMPDISMPFIGVQTVYRGAAPGEVEEQITKPLESLIQSVNGVKTVSSTSSEHYSVIIAEFPYSSDMDAISSKVEEAINGAKLPDKADKPKLMRIDFAAMPVLNLSLSNANMSPEELGEKVREVIIPKLSGLPGVGQVSLTGDSQKAVYIKLIPSKLKEYGISDYSAVAKALTENNVTFPAGTISIEGTVEPIKVISKLNTIEDLKNVMIPVLPNTQDLMKSSFSEMGKGVADMGKGMAALGQAVEQLGQGMAGMNQAYDAQIKLINAISTTQSQIVDMKMQLSSAKQTANNEKADAKVREEASKLQNQLQYLIAKAEAGLKVMNEQLKDIQDKMSKQSKMSPKAEAKPDLSKKDSNVTETANSSKDLIPAAAIKQVKLEDIAEVTLSSEKSTSYSRTNGNPSVVIKIMKTQDANTVDVSDAVRKKLEDIKKELPGTDTMIILDQSDYVNESISGMLKEGVMGALFAFIVILLFLKNFRTTIIACVSIPLSVLMTLIVLKVFNMSFYNVTLNILTLGGLSVAIGRIVDDSIVVIENIYRRLQTEDIRNIELIKIATKEVSSAITSSTLTTVSVFLPITFVDGMAGVMFKPFAITLASAMLSSLLVSVTVIPVMSKYLLLKSKKIKHSEFHEGPLMKKYEGLLNWSLNHKAATLLISLALFVGSLALIPLIGTSFIQEQKEQYVGINMSYPPGTDLKIVNDKALELEKVISNEKGIDRYQTTIGSSGASMESMMSGGSNNILAHVEEDVNVDDVIKSLRSKIPSEDGKAKITINSQNPSSGGAGATNNIEVVITGDDIAKIKNAARLVTKEISGIKGLEGVVNNLSESKPEIAVKVDQKKASKFGMSATTVGMAVAGLLNDTKITTMVVDNKTLDVNFGLKADSLKDIDGIKGVELFQGVKLSDVADVSQVPGPVSIFTENGKENAKVTGKITVKDTGAVSKEVQEKINEIALPEGIEVRMGGITEMMDDTFMQMGVAMVLAVFLVFFVMVIALGSISAPISILFSLPLAAIGGMVALFVTRLPLDMPSMIGALMLIGIVVTNAIVLIDRVAQKRREGMEVREALLEAGRVRIRPILMTAIATIAALIPLALGFSKASTMSQSLAVIVIGGLTTSTFLTLVIVPVVYELLEKIKGIFSSKKEAIKGFEG, encoded by the coding sequence ATGAGCATATTTACTAAATTTTCATTAAAAAACGCATCTGCAATAAGTATTCTATGCATACTTATAGTCTTTGGGGGGATTTTCTCGGCATTTTCTTTGAAGAAAGAAACAATGCCCGATATAAGCATGCCCTTTATAGGGGTGCAAACAGTCTATCGAGGTGCTGCCCCAGGGGAAGTAGAGGAACAAATAACAAAGCCTTTGGAAAGCCTTATTCAAAGTGTCAATGGGGTTAAGACAGTGAGCTCAACCTCATCGGAGCATTATTCAGTAATTATCGCTGAATTTCCGTATTCATCTGATATGGATGCTATTTCAAGCAAGGTTGAAGAGGCAATAAACGGTGCAAAGCTTCCTGACAAGGCGGATAAACCAAAGCTTATGAGGATAGATTTTGCCGCTATGCCTGTTCTCAACTTAAGCCTTTCAAACGCAAATATGTCGCCTGAGGAGCTTGGCGAAAAGGTAAGAGAAGTCATCATTCCTAAGCTTTCAGGGTTGCCCGGTGTAGGACAGGTAAGCCTTACGGGTGATTCACAGAAGGCGGTTTATATAAAACTCATTCCATCCAAGCTTAAGGAGTATGGTATAAGTGATTATAGTGCTGTAGCAAAAGCTCTTACAGAAAACAATGTTACATTTCCTGCAGGGACGATAAGCATTGAGGGAACTGTTGAGCCCATAAAGGTCATCAGCAAATTGAATACAATAGAAGACTTAAAAAATGTTATGATCCCAGTGCTTCCTAACACTCAGGATTTGATGAAATCTTCTTTTTCCGAAATGGGCAAGGGAGTAGCGGATATGGGAAAAGGAATGGCAGCATTAGGGCAGGCTGTGGAGCAGTTAGGGCAGGGGATGGCAGGAATGAACCAAGCATATGATGCACAGATAAAGCTCATTAATGCCATATCTACAACGCAGTCACAGATAGTTGATATGAAAATGCAGCTAAGTAGTGCTAAGCAGACTGCAAATAACGAGAAAGCAGATGCGAAGGTGAGGGAGGAAGCATCCAAGTTGCAAAACCAGCTTCAATATCTGATAGCCAAAGCAGAAGCTGGTTTAAAAGTAATGAATGAACAATTAAAAGATATACAGGATAAAATGTCAAAGCAGTCCAAAATGAGTCCGAAGGCTGAGGCAAAGCCTGACTTAAGTAAGAAGGATTCAAATGTCACTGAAACTGCAAATTCATCTAAAGATTTGATCCCAGCAGCTGCTATAAAGCAGGTAAAGCTAGAGGATATTGCTGAGGTTACTTTAAGCTCCGAAAAATCAACATCATACAGCAGAACAAACGGCAACCCCAGCGTCGTGATAAAGATAATGAAGACACAGGATGCAAATACTGTAGATGTTTCGGATGCTGTCAGAAAAAAGCTTGAGGACATTAAAAAGGAACTTCCGGGAACCGACACAATGATTATATTGGATCAGTCTGATTATGTTAACGAATCCATAAGCGGTATGTTAAAAGAAGGTGTTATGGGTGCCTTGTTCGCTTTTATTGTCATACTGCTGTTTTTAAAGAACTTCAGAACTACTATAATAGCATGTGTCTCCATACCATTGTCGGTACTTATGACATTGATTGTACTCAAAGTGTTTAATATGTCATTTTACAATGTTACATTAAATATACTCACCCTTGGAGGCTTGTCTGTTGCTATAGGAAGGATAGTTGACGACTCTATAGTTGTTATAGAAAATATTTACAGGCGGCTTCAGACTGAAGATATCAGAAACATAGAGCTGATAAAAATAGCAACAAAGGAAGTCTCATCTGCTATTACGTCTTCTACTTTGACAACGGTTTCTGTATTTTTACCTATTACGTTTGTTGATGGTATGGCTGGGGTCATGTTTAAACCCTTTGCAATTACCCTTGCATCGGCAATGCTTTCATCCCTTTTGGTTTCAGTTACTGTTATTCCTGTAATGTCAAAGTATTTGCTTTTGAAGTCAAAAAAGATAAAGCATTCAGAGTTTCATGAGGGTCCTCTGATGAAAAAATATGAAGGACTTCTTAACTGGTCTCTAAACCACAAGGCTGCCACCCTTTTGATTTCATTGGCCTTATTTGTTGGAAGCCTGGCATTGATCCCGCTTATCGGTACAAGTTTTATTCAGGAGCAAAAAGAGCAGTATGTAGGCATCAACATGTCTTACCCTCCCGGCACTGATTTAAAGATAGTAAATGATAAGGCATTGGAGCTGGAAAAAGTAATTTCCAATGAAAAGGGAATTGACAGGTATCAGACTACTATAGGAAGTTCCGGTGCTTCAATGGAATCCATGATGAGCGGAGGATCCAATAACATCCTGGCACATGTTGAAGAGGATGTTAATGTGGATGATGTAATTAAGTCACTTAGAAGCAAAATACCTTCAGAAGACGGCAAGGCCAAGATTACCATTAACAGTCAAAACCCTTCAAGCGGGGGAGCTGGTGCTACAAACAACATTGAGGTTGTGATAACCGGAGATGACATAGCAAAAATTAAGAATGCTGCAAGGCTCGTCACAAAGGAGATATCCGGCATTAAAGGCCTTGAAGGTGTTGTAAATAACCTAAGTGAATCAAAGCCTGAAATTGCGGTAAAGGTAGACCAGAAAAAGGCAAGTAAATTCGGAATGTCGGCAACAACTGTGGGAATGGCAGTAGCAGGACTACTAAATGACACAAAGATAACCACCATGGTAGTTGACAATAAAACCCTCGATGTCAACTTTGGACTTAAGGCGGATTCACTTAAGGATATTGATGGCATAAAGGGAGTGGAGCTGTTCCAAGGCGTTAAGCTAAGTGATGTGGCGGATGTTTCACAAGTGCCGGGTCCTGTAAGTATATTTACAGAGAATGGGAAGGAAAATGCCAAGGTTACAGGAAAGATTACAGTAAAAGATACAGGAGCAGTATCAAAAGAAGTACAGGAAAAGATCAACGAAATTGCACTGCCTGAAGGAATTGAAGTAAGAATGGGCGGTATCACTGAGATGATGGATGATACTTTCATGCAAATGGGTGTTGCAATGGTTCTGGCTGTTTTCTTGGTATTCTTTGTAATGGTAATAGCTTTGGGGTCCATTAGTGCCCCCATATCAATACTGTTTTCGCTTCCGCTTGCTGCAATAGGCGGTATGGTTGCATTGTTTGTCACCCGTCTGCCTTTAGATATGCCTTCAATGATAGGGGCACTCATGCTTATTGGTATAGTTGTTACCAATGCGATAGTCTTAATTGATAGAGTTGCTCAGAAAAGAAGAGAGGGAATGGAGGTCAGAGAAGCACTGTTGGAGGCTGGACGAGTGCGTATAAGACCTATTTTGATGACTGCAATAGCAACAATTGCAGCACTTATTCCTTTGGCATTGGGATTTTCAAAGGCATCCACAATGTCGCAGTCCCTTGCGGTCATAGTTATTGGTGGATTGACAACTTCCACCTTCCTTACCCTTGTAATAGTTCCTGTTGTTTATGAGCTTCTTGAGAAAATAAAGGGGATATTTAGCAGTAAGAAAGAAGCGATAAAAGGCTTTGAAGGCTAA
- a CDS encoding MarR family winged helix-turn-helix transcriptional regulator, whose product MERKTNAAAKLFDAFNQFSKLSKMNSPVKGLKTSEIYTLFCIKKLTGEKGEGVKVSQISNMLDVTPPTVTQLINGLEKKDCIERQINIQDRRAVQIRITDKGQTAVDAASNAFYNYFQGLVEFLGEEKSNQLSDLLVLVLEYSKKYKPE is encoded by the coding sequence TTGGAGCGAAAAACTAATGCTGCAGCTAAACTGTTTGATGCATTCAATCAATTCAGCAAGTTAAGCAAAATGAACAGCCCTGTTAAAGGGTTAAAGACCAGTGAGATTTATACACTATTCTGTATAAAAAAACTTACAGGTGAAAAGGGTGAAGGTGTGAAAGTATCCCAAATCAGCAATATGCTGGATGTAACACCTCCTACGGTTACACAGCTTATTAATGGGCTTGAAAAGAAAGATTGTATTGAACGTCAGATAAACATTCAGGACAGGAGAGCTGTGCAAATAAGGATTACTGATAAGGGGCAGACAGCTGTAGATGCAGCATCAAATGCTTTTTATAATTATTTTCAGGGTCTTGTTGAGTTTCTTGGTGAGGAAAAAAGCAATCAGTTGTCGGACCTTTTGGTCCTTGTTCTTGAATACTCAAAAAAATATAAACCTGAATAA